The following coding sequences lie in one Metallumcola ferriviriculae genomic window:
- the aspS gene encoding aspartate--tRNA ligase produces MVETLSGILKSIDCGELSAANIGEIVTLNGWVNKRRDHGGLIFADLRDRSGIVQVVFSPEVDESSFEKAESVRGEYVLALRGEVRRRPAGTENESLSTGEIEVYTSELRILNPAKTPPFYITEDVDVDEAVRLKYRYLDLRRPDMQRVMVMRHQTTKAMRDFLDDKGFLEVETPMLTKSTPEGARDYLVPSRLHPGEFFALPQSPQLFKQLLMVSGMERYFQIARCFRDEDLRADRQPEFTQLDIEMSFIDQDKVIDIMEGLVTKVFKEVLGKELSIPFTRLSYHEAMDRYGSDKPDLRFAMELVDATDIAGEVDFKVFATVAKNGGQIKGVNAKGCGSFTRREIDELTEFVGIYGAKGLAWMIVQDEGVKSPIAKFFTEEQLAALVKRLNGEPGDLLLFVADKPAVVADALGHIRLELARRLDLIDKEELNFVWVMDFPLVEYDEAEDRYVAMHHPFTAPLEEDLPLLDDSPEQVRAQAYDLVLNGVELGGGSIRIHRRDIQEKMFSIIGLSEEEAREKFGFLLDAFEYGTPPHGGIAFGLDRWVMLMAGRDTIRDCIAFPKTQSSTDMMTKAPSTVSNKQLKELHLRPGHQGKK; encoded by the coding sequence ATGGTTGAGACGTTAAGCGGTATTTTAAAAAGTATAGATTGCGGGGAATTGTCTGCCGCCAATATTGGCGAAATAGTGACATTAAACGGCTGGGTTAATAAACGCCGCGATCATGGCGGGCTGATCTTTGCAGATTTACGTGACCGTTCCGGAATTGTTCAGGTGGTTTTCAGCCCGGAGGTGGATGAGAGTTCCTTTGAAAAGGCAGAATCAGTTCGCGGCGAATATGTGCTGGCTTTGCGAGGCGAAGTGCGCCGCCGTCCCGCGGGTACGGAAAACGAATCGTTATCCACCGGGGAGATAGAGGTATATACCAGTGAGCTGCGCATTCTAAACCCGGCGAAGACACCGCCTTTCTATATCACCGAGGATGTGGATGTGGATGAAGCGGTACGTCTTAAGTACCGCTATCTTGATCTACGGCGTCCGGATATGCAGCGGGTAATGGTTATGCGTCACCAGACTACTAAAGCTATGCGGGACTTCCTTGATGACAAAGGTTTCTTGGAAGTGGAGACTCCTATGCTGACCAAGAGTACTCCGGAGGGCGCTAGGGATTATTTAGTACCCAGTCGGCTGCATCCCGGCGAATTCTTTGCTTTGCCCCAATCACCGCAGTTATTCAAACAGCTGTTAATGGTATCGGGAATGGAGCGGTATTTTCAGATAGCACGTTGTTTTCGTGATGAAGACCTGCGGGCGGATCGTCAACCGGAATTCACCCAATTGGATATAGAAATGTCTTTTATAGACCAAGATAAAGTGATCGACATCATGGAAGGATTGGTAACGAAGGTCTTTAAAGAAGTATTGGGTAAGGAGCTTTCTATACCCTTTACCAGACTTTCATATCACGAAGCCATGGACCGCTACGGTAGTGATAAGCCGGATCTAAGGTTTGCCATGGAACTGGTGGATGCTACCGACATTGCGGGAGAGGTAGATTTTAAGGTATTCGCCACTGTGGCGAAAAACGGTGGTCAGATCAAGGGTGTCAATGCTAAGGGCTGCGGTAGCTTTACGCGGCGGGAAATTGATGAATTGACTGAGTTTGTCGGTATCTACGGTGCCAAGGGTTTGGCATGGATGATTGTGCAAGACGAAGGAGTTAAATCCCCCATAGCCAAATTTTTTACCGAAGAACAACTAGCGGCTCTGGTTAAACGGTTAAATGGCGAGCCCGGTGACCTATTACTTTTCGTGGCGGATAAACCGGCGGTGGTGGCAGATGCATTAGGGCATATTCGTTTAGAACTGGCACGACGGCTTGACCTAATAGATAAAGAAGAACTGAACTTCGTTTGGGTAATGGACTTTCCGTTGGTGGAATATGATGAGGCAGAAGATAGATATGTTGCTATGCACCATCCATTTACGGCGCCGCTGGAAGAAGATTTGCCCTTGCTTGACGACAGTCCTGAGCAGGTTCGAGCCCAAGCGTATGACTTGGTATTAAATGGCGTTGAATTAGGCGGTGGCAGCATCCGTATTCACCGCCGGGATATTCAAGAGAAGATGTTTAGCATCATCGGTTTAAGTGAAGAAGAAGCGAGAGAAAAATTTGGGTTTCTGTTGGATGCGTTTGAATATGGCACACCGCCGCATGGCGGTATTGCCTTTGGTTTAGACCGTTGGGTCATGCTTATGGCCGGCCGGGATACCATCAGGGATTGTATCGCGTTTCCTAAAACCCAAAGCTCTACCGATATGATGACCAAGGCGCCCTCTACTGTTAGTAATAAACAGCTTAAAGAGCTCCATCTGCGTCCTGGGCATCAAGGCAAAAAATAA
- a CDS encoding adenine phosphoribosyltransferase, producing MNLKDKIRVISDFPKEGIRFKDITTLLKDGQALRETIEQLALLAEEMQPDIVVGPEARGFVIGTPLAYHMGKGFVPIRKKGKLPCETLKGEYKLEYGTDALEIHKDALEPGQKVVIADDLLATGGTIETCINLVEQAGAQVVGVIFLIELTYLSGREVLHDYAVKSLIKF from the coding sequence GTGAACCTAAAGGATAAAATTAGAGTGATTTCTGATTTCCCCAAAGAAGGTATTAGATTTAAGGACATCACCACACTGCTAAAGGATGGCCAGGCTCTGCGCGAGACCATTGAGCAGTTGGCATTGTTAGCAGAAGAGATGCAGCCGGACATAGTGGTGGGTCCGGAGGCCCGGGGTTTTGTAATTGGCACGCCTTTAGCTTATCATATGGGTAAGGGATTCGTACCGATCCGTAAAAAGGGGAAACTGCCCTGTGAAACGCTAAAGGGAGAGTACAAACTGGAATATGGTACAGATGCCCTTGAAATACATAAGGATGCCTTGGAACCCGGCCAAAAGGTGGTTATTGCCGATGACCTTTTAGCAACCGGCGGCACTATAGAAACATGCATAAATTTAGTGGAACAGGCTGGGGCGCAAGTAGTGGGGGTTATTTTTCTGATTGAACTGACTTATCTTTCCGGCCGCGAAGTGTTGCATGATTACGCGGTTAAGTCATTGATAAAATTTTAA
- the hisS gene encoding histidine--tRNA ligase gives MLTTRPRGTNDQLPLQTLLWRKVEAVIHQICADYGYQEIRTPIFEHTELFKRGVGETTDIVEKEMYTFTDRGDRSLTLRPEGTAPAVRAFLENKMYADAQPTKLYYLGPMFRYGRPQAGRFRQFHQFGIEVFGSKDPVVDAEVITLAMDFYRRLGLKGLELHINSVGCPKCRMEHKQALHEFLEPKKDSLCETCQGRRERNPLRIFDCKSPVCQELIFGAPTVTSMLCPECAEHFEQVQQYLQLVGVPFAVDETMVRGIDYYTNTAFEIVVDGIGAQSSIAGGGRYDGLMEDCGGPSTPGIGFGQGLERILATMEQQGLVTTDDSKLDLFIVTMDDKAKQRSFVLLEQLRNNHVRSDHDVMKRSVKAQMKQADRMGANYCLIIGEVELKENKAVLKDMTSGEQEEIALEDVVEIVTAKAAGRKNNG, from the coding sequence ATGTTAACCACCAGGCCTAGAGGTACTAATGACCAACTGCCACTGCAGACATTGCTGTGGCGAAAGGTCGAGGCGGTCATTCATCAGATATGTGCTGATTATGGCTATCAGGAAATCCGTACACCTATTTTCGAGCACACGGAGCTGTTTAAAAGGGGTGTGGGGGAAACCACTGATATAGTGGAGAAGGAAATGTATACATTCACCGACCGTGGTGATCGTAGTCTCACACTGCGCCCGGAAGGCACCGCACCGGCGGTAAGGGCCTTTCTAGAGAATAAGATGTATGCTGATGCTCAACCAACTAAGCTTTATTATCTGGGACCCATGTTTCGTTACGGGCGTCCTCAAGCAGGACGATTTAGGCAGTTTCATCAATTTGGGATAGAAGTGTTTGGTTCTAAGGACCCGGTAGTCGATGCCGAGGTGATCACTCTTGCGATGGATTTTTATCGACGGTTAGGGTTGAAAGGGTTGGAACTGCACATTAATAGTGTGGGCTGTCCTAAATGCCGTATGGAGCATAAGCAGGCACTACATGAGTTTTTGGAGCCCAAGAAAGATAGTTTGTGCGAGACCTGTCAGGGACGGCGGGAAAGAAATCCCTTAAGGATTTTTGATTGTAAGAGTCCGGTATGCCAGGAACTAATATTTGGAGCACCTACTGTCACTTCAATGTTGTGCCCGGAATGTGCCGAGCATTTTGAACAGGTTCAGCAGTATCTGCAGTTGGTGGGGGTACCCTTTGCTGTTGATGAAACCATGGTACGCGGCATCGATTACTATACTAATACAGCCTTCGAGATAGTGGTAGATGGTATCGGCGCTCAGAGTTCTATTGCTGGCGGCGGCCGCTATGACGGTTTGATGGAGGACTGCGGCGGGCCGTCCACCCCGGGGATAGGGTTTGGACAAGGATTAGAACGTATCCTGGCCACCATGGAACAGCAGGGTCTTGTAACAACGGATGACTCTAAATTAGACTTGTTTATAGTTACTATGGATGATAAGGCGAAGCAAAGGTCTTTTGTACTATTGGAACAATTGCGTAACAACCATGTCAGGTCCGACCATGACGTGATGAAACGCAGTGTCAAGGCGCAAATGAAGCAGGCAGACAGGATGGGTGCAAATTACTGCTTGATAATTGGTGAAGTCGAATTAAAGGAAAATAAGGCCGTGTTAAAAGACATGACCAGTGGAGAACAGGAAGAGATTGCATTGGAAGATGTGGTTGAGATAGTAACAGCTAAAGCAGCAGGGAGGAAAAACAATGGTTGA
- the dtd gene encoding D-aminoacyl-tRNA deacylase yields the protein MRAVAQRVNGASVSVNGDVAGEIGLGLMVLLGVGPEDNEQDAVYLAKKMVNLRIFPDAEEKMNLSLLDVGGAVLSVSQFTLYGDCRKGRRPSFAGAALPTQGEKLYHVFNECLQQFGINVAVGRFGAHMEVKLTNDGPVTLLLDSKKNF from the coding sequence ATGCGTGCAGTGGCACAAAGGGTTAATGGTGCATCGGTATCAGTAAACGGTGACGTGGCCGGCGAGATCGGCTTAGGTCTAATGGTTCTTTTAGGCGTGGGACCTGAAGATAACGAGCAGGATGCGGTGTATCTGGCAAAAAAAATGGTAAACTTGCGTATCTTTCCGGATGCAGAGGAAAAAATGAATCTATCTTTGCTGGATGTAGGTGGGGCGGTATTATCTGTTTCGCAATTTACCTTGTACGGGGATTGTAGGAAAGGAAGGCGGCCCAGCTTTGCCGGAGCTGCTCTGCCGACACAAGGCGAGAAATTATACCACGTATTTAATGAGTGTTTGCAGCAATTCGGCATAAATGTGGCTGTAGGCCGTTTTGGGGCTCACATGGAGGTAAAACTGACCAATGATGGCCCCGTGACGCTGCTATTGGATAGTAAAAAGAATTTCTAA
- a CDS encoding RelA/SpoT family protein, which translates to MELKQIIKRIREYNPKADLEIVNKAYSYAEAAHKGQKRKSGDNFVVHPIEVAYILAQLQLDEVTIAAGLLHDVVEDTDITLADLEAEFGQEVAALVDGVTKLSRIAYKSKEEQQVENLRKMFLAMARDIRVILIKLADRLHNMRTLKHQPIPKQKEIAEETLEIFAPLAHRLGIFKIKWELEDLAFRYHHPESYYQLVKRISMKRKTRETFINSFMEKLQEKAVEMEIPVDIQGRPKHFYSIYNKMVRQEKDINEIYDLIAIRIVVDNIRDCYAVLGMIHSLWKPIPGRFKDYIAMPKPNMYQSLHTTVIGPQGEPVEIQIRTWEMHSTAEYGIAAHWRYKENQAGDQDFEKKLSWLRQILEWQQDSGDAREFMESLKIDLFSDRVYVFTPKGDVIEFPAGSVPIDFAYRVHTAVGHQCIGAKVSGRIVPLDYKLKTGDIVEILTAKGSGPSRDWLSLVQTSQAKNRIRSWFKKGKREENLLKGKEMLEREVRKAGQPISEVMKSEHLLEAAKKYNIGSVDDLYAAMGDGGITPLQVLRHLKELFPLKEVQEKQPVVKPWDGYGKASQGVRVRGVENLMVRLGRCCNPLPGDDIVGYITRGRGVSIHRGDCPNIIHAQQNEKERLVDVAWDNEEETVFQVQLEALALDRPRLAMDIMNTIAETKTVINSVHARAKRNNLAVVDLKIEIRSMEHLHYLMEKVRRLRDVLEVKRITPKQDQKG; encoded by the coding sequence GTGGAACTGAAACAGATAATTAAGCGCATAAGAGAGTACAACCCCAAAGCAGACCTGGAAATTGTCAATAAGGCTTACAGCTATGCTGAAGCTGCGCATAAGGGTCAAAAAAGAAAATCTGGCGATAATTTTGTAGTGCACCCAATTGAGGTTGCTTATATTCTGGCTCAATTGCAGTTGGATGAGGTAACAATTGCCGCCGGATTGCTTCATGATGTGGTGGAGGATACCGATATCACGTTGGCTGATTTAGAAGCAGAATTTGGCCAGGAAGTAGCTGCATTGGTCGATGGAGTGACTAAGTTAAGCAGGATTGCTTATAAGTCCAAGGAGGAGCAGCAAGTAGAAAATTTACGTAAAATGTTTCTAGCTATGGCTCGGGACATTAGGGTTATTTTAATAAAGCTGGCGGATAGATTGCATAATATGCGTACACTCAAGCATCAGCCCATTCCCAAACAGAAGGAAATCGCCGAGGAGACATTGGAGATATTTGCGCCACTTGCTCATCGGTTGGGGATATTTAAGATTAAGTGGGAATTAGAAGACCTTGCCTTTCGCTATCATCATCCGGAAAGCTATTATCAATTGGTCAAGCGAATATCCATGAAAAGAAAGACCCGCGAAACCTTTATTAATTCATTTATGGAAAAATTGCAAGAAAAAGCCGTGGAAATGGAAATTCCCGTGGATATTCAGGGGCGGCCCAAGCACTTCTACAGCATCTATAATAAAATGGTACGTCAGGAAAAGGATATTAATGAGATTTACGACTTAATTGCCATTAGAATTGTAGTAGATAATATCAGGGACTGCTATGCCGTATTGGGGATGATACACAGTCTCTGGAAGCCCATTCCGGGACGTTTTAAAGACTACATTGCTATGCCTAAGCCTAATATGTACCAATCATTACACACTACGGTTATCGGCCCCCAGGGAGAACCGGTAGAAATACAAATCCGTACATGGGAAATGCACAGTACTGCCGAGTATGGTATTGCTGCCCACTGGCGCTATAAGGAAAATCAAGCTGGCGACCAAGACTTTGAGAAAAAACTCAGTTGGCTGCGACAAATTCTAGAATGGCAGCAGGATTCAGGCGACGCTCGGGAGTTCATGGAATCACTTAAAATAGACCTTTTTTCTGACCGGGTTTATGTTTTCACACCAAAAGGGGATGTAATAGAGTTTCCCGCGGGGTCAGTACCGATTGACTTTGCCTACCGGGTGCATACGGCGGTTGGGCACCAATGTATCGGTGCCAAGGTTAGCGGCCGCATTGTTCCCTTAGACTACAAACTGAAGACTGGCGACATTGTTGAAATACTGACGGCCAAAGGCAGTGGCCCCAGCAGGGATTGGCTTTCTTTGGTCCAAACTTCTCAGGCCAAAAACCGCATCCGTTCCTGGTTTAAGAAGGGAAAACGAGAGGAGAATCTGCTCAAGGGTAAGGAAATGCTAGAGCGGGAGGTAAGAAAAGCGGGGCAGCCGATTAGCGAAGTGATGAAATCGGAGCATCTATTGGAGGCTGCCAAAAAGTATAACATCGGTTCTGTTGACGACCTTTACGCGGCCATGGGAGACGGAGGAATTACCCCGTTGCAGGTATTGAGGCATTTAAAAGAGCTATTTCCATTAAAAGAGGTCCAAGAAAAACAACCAGTGGTTAAACCATGGGATGGATATGGTAAAGCATCTCAAGGGGTACGGGTCAGAGGTGTGGAGAACCTAATGGTTCGTTTGGGTCGCTGCTGTAACCCGCTGCCCGGTGATGACATCGTCGGTTATATCACTCGCGGCCGTGGCGTATCTATTCACCGCGGAGACTGCCCGAACATTATCCATGCTCAGCAAAATGAAAAAGAGCGTTTGGTAGATGTGGCATGGGATAATGAAGAAGAGACGGTTTTTCAGGTTCAGTTAGAAGCACTGGCATTAGATCGGCCCAGGCTGGCCATGGATATCATGAACACGATAGCGGAGACTAAAACCGTTATTAACTCTGTTCACGCCAGGGCGAAAAGAAATAATTTGGCGGTGGTAGATTTAAAGATAGAAATTCGCAGTATGGAACATTTGCACTACCTGATGGAGAAAGTCAGGCGCTTGAGGGATGTGCTGGAAGTGAAAAGGATTACCCCCAAACAGGATCAAAAGGGTTAA
- the hemZ gene encoding coproporphyrinogen dehydrogenase HemZ: MLVYVDGTVEMRRTVNNLLNLFFPGHKKASAKEDAEVIFHIAAERTDKGPVVRCHLRLEEVSRTHILKQEWVGETDRTNETRRVARLATLQLLEKVTGQQASSWGTLTGVRPTKIVHRMLDLGWDISRAQSVLTSNYAVSREKIDLLCGVAAKQRPFLEGAGDGFFNLYLGIPFCPSRCRYCSFPAVAINKYKNLVEPFVQSLCREISGAAQAAADYGLTPRTIYIGGGTPTALSVGQLKEILQTLTEGFGDMPKEFTIEAGRPDTLDEEKLLLFRRYGINRISVNPQTMCNQTLARMGRLHTAEEFVRVYRLARLTGFDIINTDLIVGLPGETTDIVRDTVSRVTALEPENITVHTLALKRASELLQQTKEYSFPQKEAVAKMLSLTGKRLLAMGWQPYYLYRQKNTLGRLENVGYAKPGKECVYNIMMMEERESVIGLGVGSGSKWVKSGELFAATYNPRDIIIYLDRLAMLIKEKSEKCAVLGGMQDVNHQA, encoded by the coding sequence TTGTTAGTCTATGTGGACGGCACTGTGGAAATGCGACGAACCGTTAATAACCTTTTAAATCTATTTTTTCCTGGTCATAAGAAGGCATCAGCAAAGGAAGACGCTGAAGTGATATTCCACATCGCTGCAGAAAGAACTGACAAAGGACCAGTGGTCAGATGTCATTTGCGTCTGGAAGAAGTCTCTCGTACGCATATTTTAAAGCAGGAGTGGGTGGGGGAGACTGACCGCACTAATGAGACCCGGAGGGTGGCACGCTTGGCCACACTGCAGCTGCTAGAAAAGGTAACCGGACAACAGGCGAGCTCGTGGGGTACCCTCACCGGCGTGCGCCCTACTAAAATTGTCCATCGCATGTTGGATTTAGGCTGGGACATCAGTCGGGCCCAAAGTGTACTAACGAGCAATTATGCCGTGAGCAGAGAAAAAATAGACCTGCTTTGCGGTGTCGCGGCTAAACAGCGGCCCTTCTTAGAGGGTGCGGGAGATGGTTTCTTTAACCTTTATCTAGGTATTCCCTTTTGCCCCAGCCGCTGCCGTTATTGTTCCTTTCCCGCGGTGGCGATAAATAAATATAAAAATCTGGTGGAGCCATTTGTGCAGTCACTTTGTCGGGAAATTAGCGGGGCAGCCCAGGCGGCGGCAGATTATGGGTTGACGCCGCGTACTATTTACATTGGCGGGGGCACGCCGACCGCACTTTCTGTCGGTCAGCTAAAGGAAATTTTGCAGACTTTGACGGAGGGTTTCGGGGATATGCCCAAGGAGTTTACGATAGAGGCAGGCAGACCTGATACTTTAGATGAAGAAAAGCTTTTGTTATTTCGACGTTACGGGATAAATCGTATTAGTGTTAATCCCCAGACCATGTGCAATCAGACATTAGCTCGTATGGGCAGACTGCACACGGCTGAAGAGTTTGTACGCGTCTATAGACTGGCACGTTTGACAGGCTTTGATATAATTAATACTGATTTGATTGTCGGCCTTCCGGGTGAGACTACTGATATTGTCAGAGATACGGTAAGCCGGGTGACGGCATTAGAGCCGGAAAATATTACGGTACATACTTTAGCCCTAAAGCGGGCGTCTGAGCTGCTGCAGCAAACTAAAGAATATTCTTTTCCCCAAAAAGAGGCGGTGGCAAAGATGCTGTCTTTAACAGGGAAGCGGCTTTTGGCAATGGGTTGGCAGCCATATTACCTATATCGGCAAAAGAATACCCTTGGTCGATTGGAAAATGTGGGTTATGCCAAGCCGGGAAAAGAATGTGTCTATAATATAATGATGATGGAAGAAAGGGAAAGCGTTATCGGGTTGGGTGTAGGCAGCGGTTCAAAGTGGGTAAAGAGCGGTGAGTTATTTGCTGCTACCTATAACCCGAGGGATATCATCATTTATCTGGATAGATTGGCAATGTTAATTAAAGAGAAGTCGGAAAAATGCGCTGTTCTTGGAGGGATGCAGGATGTTAACCACCAGGCCTAG
- a CDS encoding MBL fold metallo-hydrolase, with translation MFLKTLAVGSIGTNCYLAGCPDTKKVAVIDPGDDGKRILALLEQSGYQVEYIINTHGHIDHIGANKEIKDATGAQLLIHKEDGEYLTNSQKNLSGFMPFQVSGPAADRLLEDGDTITIGDTVKLTVLHTPGHTPGGICLKGDDVIFTGDTVFAGSIGRTDLPGGSYKVIINSIKDKLLTLKGDFRLLPGHGPASTLGEERISNPFLG, from the coding sequence ATGTTTCTAAAGACATTGGCAGTTGGTAGTATAGGGACTAATTGTTATTTGGCCGGCTGCCCAGACACTAAAAAAGTGGCGGTTATTGACCCAGGTGATGATGGTAAACGGATACTGGCTTTGTTGGAGCAGTCCGGCTATCAGGTTGAGTATATTATTAATACCCACGGACATATCGACCACATTGGTGCTAATAAGGAAATAAAGGACGCTACCGGAGCCCAGTTACTAATACATAAGGAAGACGGCGAGTATCTTACTAATTCGCAGAAAAACCTCTCAGGCTTTATGCCCTTCCAAGTATCCGGGCCTGCTGCAGACCGATTGCTCGAAGATGGCGATACAATTACCATTGGCGATACAGTTAAATTAACTGTTCTTCACACTCCGGGACACACACCGGGAGGCATCTGTCTCAAAGGAGATGACGTAATTTTTACTGGGGACACGGTTTTTGCCGGGTCCATCGGCCGTACTGATTTGCCTGGTGGTTCATATAAAGTAATTATTAATTCCATTAAGGACAAGCTGCTTACACTTAAAGGAGATTTTCGGCTGCTGCCCGGTCATGGTCCTGCATCTACTCTCGGTGAAGAAAGGATATCTAATCCATTTCTGGGCTGA